CGTAAGACTATGAATTCAATTAATAACTGGTCTTATCAAAGTTAAAATTACCTTTCGGTCCGTTGGCACCGTTTGAGCCTTcgcacttcttcttcttccacCATAACATTCCATGTGACCTACAATTTGTCTTGCTTCCCATACCGCCAGGTCCACCAGGTCCAGGTTTACCTGGCTCTGCCTGTTCACCTGGCTCTCCGCCACTCACATCAACCGATGGTACGCTAGTTGTATACAGAACGTAAATGTCCTCCCATGTCTGATTAAGCGTCAAAAAAGTGACGTCACCACCGCGTCCTGCGTGTGAAAACTTTTCGATTAGCTAATGGAATTTCTTAACGACTGAATGAACCTTACACACATGTTGAAATTGAAACAGAGCAGAGAGATTGCCAATAAAACGTTCGCAAGCCGCTTTATGGCGGGCGGGCAATTTTTTCTATCTTGTCAGCGGTCGACTAAAGGGCAGGTGATAATTATTTAAATCACCTGCAACATGAGCGCAGAAATGCTATTATTTTGCTCGACCGTCATCTTCGCTAACCACTGGTGTTTATTTAGACAGGGACCCACTAAACAATTGATGTAACTGAGTTAGGGAGATAGGAATACGCCGACATAACCAAACCGTTCAGATTGACCAGATGGTGTTTTGACAACCCAGGTCCGTGGAGTTGCCGTGTACATATGCCCAACAGGGCTCTGAGAGATAAGGATTAGGTTTTTGTAGGGGTTTGAAAAGGGAAGGGTTATATGGTAGGCAGATGACAATGGGAATCTTTGTAATGGGAGGAGGGCGGTGTACAAGTGGTTTGTAATGTCAAGGGTCCAACTGAGTTTTTTCAGTGGCGATTGGGAGAGGAAAAAGTTTAAATCGTCAATATTACAGCAATAAATAGCTTTCACTTCCCttcctgattttcattttgttgaaattaagAAAGAGTTTCTATGGTTACAAGTTAATCGAAATCGGCTGAGTGGCTGGTCCTAATGAAGCGAAGTTGAAAACCAAGTAGCAAAACACGGTCGACATATTCAATTTAATACAGATGAGaacaatgaaaagaaaaaccCAAAGTAATTACGAGGAAGAAGTAGACATGGTTAAATTACTATGAGGAAATAAGAACGTCGATCAAACGCTTCCATATTTTGGTCATCAACCTTTGAAACAGAAAGACTGGAGAAGAAAACATGCTCGGAACTAATATCGGACAATTTGATCATGAAATGGTAATATCTTCACTTTCCCCAGTTTTCTTATTTGATCTAAGTGTCTTtatttgaatatgaatatgCCAATGTTGTAGGTCAGTTCAATCTGTGACCTCCCCCTATAGGCACGCTGGAGAAAAACACCAAAACTTTTTACTTCAtgtaatgatttcaaaattggaaaCGTTGACAAAGGTTAATAGTGTTCGTTGATGCTATGTGATGCAGTACAGTGTTTTCTGGATAGAAACATATACTAGTGACCGACAAAGTGACTTCCTGCGACGGAAGTATTCAACTGACCTCCATCACCAGGTTGGCCTGCTTTACCAGCGTCTCCACCTTTGCCGCCTTTATTGCCTGTTGTTGAACGGCCCCTACAACACGCATCATAGTCTCTGTAGGAGAACCGAAAGTCAAGTAAATGTATAGCTGTGAACTTCCGCACAGCAATGACACCCACGTACACCGACTGCATATTGTAAATTTCAGCGTGGATTATAAAAGACACGAAAACAGACAAATGAGAACTAGGTGTCTGGTAACGTTAATGACTTAAAACAAATAAAGAAGAATAGATTTTTATCTGTCACGTGTAATCATAAAGAGGTGATGACGTCATGCATAGGTTTTGCAAGAAGACTAGTATTTTGAATCAATATAAAGAGGTATCTAACATTGATTTCAACATaaagtttccatggaaacatatGAAGTATTCAAAGCATGAATTGTTGAAGTAAACGGACAAAGGAAAATTATTTTCGAGCGTAATTGAACATTCAAAAATTAGACAATGTAAAAAACATACGTATTTGGTGATCCCGCAGCGCCCTCACGACCATTGCCACCATCCTGTCCCCGTCCTCCTGGACCTCCAGTTGACATGACCTCAAGTTGACCTCCGAAAAGGAATGCGATGTGCATCTTTACGTCCCCACCCTGGTTACCGTTACCACCTTTGGCGCTTTCAGAGAAGAGAAAAAACGAACATTTAAACCAAAATGGATCCTTACGTCAACAAAGGATTTTTAAAACATCCAAAGAACATTTAAGAATGATTATTTCGGaacaattttaaatattaaacatttaCCCGTCTTGTCCAGCCTCGCCTGGTGACATGCCATCTCTTGCTGCTAGTTTGTGATCCGGTTGCCCTGCCGACTGGTAAGAAGCGTCGATCGTCGCTTTCTCGCCGATCACAGTCAAGTTTACGGCAGTGATGTAGACATTTCGACCTTTCCACTTTATGTCACCTTTCACAGTCACAGTAACAGCTTGCAGATAGAAATCCTTGCAGGGGTCGTAGATGGCGTTGTCAGGGCCAAGGAACACCGAAGTTGCTAAAATTTCCACACGGTCATCGGTTACCTGGatatgacacacacacaaaaaagggAAGTGTTATTCAGCTGAATTCAAACAAGCTCAGTTGCTTTCGGATACTTCATAAAAATTCTTGTTTCTCCGAGGCTGGATGAGCTCAAATCGTCACGTTGACTTTGATTCAAGCGAAATGTTATCGATGTTTGCCCACTGGGTAAAGACATTATACATCGACGGTTTAGTGTCCGAATTTGACGACCTTATCTGTACTTTTGTGTAAATTgatgtagtatgcgcctcgaaagagaaagacCTGAACTGTTGCTAGAACTTTCGCTCAtttatttttggaaaatattaTAACATTTCTGTTTTATTAAATAACCACGATCATTATTCAAGGTTTAGAAAGGGGTCTATTTACAGTGAACTCAGTCCCTACATAAGTAGATTCCCGGAAGACAACTAACAACGGAGCCGTTTGACATGAAGTGATGTTGTAATGGCATAATGGTAACACCCAAAAAGCAACATTACAGGGAACAGACCACTGCGAATTTTGAGTATTCTACATACATGCGAATAAACATGTCATTTACTTCCTAAATTTAAAACAGTAACTTCATTTTAAGGTTTCTGCAAAACACATGGctctggaataaaaaaaacgttTCCAAGGAAAAATTCCTCTGTCGATAATTGAGATTGTTTCAGTTAGGAATTAAACATTTCGTTATCAATTTTACAAATGCAGAGGGGCAAAAGCACCATTCGTGTACTGCTCATTCCTAAAATACGTAGCAGATCTAGaatttgtgtcaattttgtGACCGGTCAAACTGATATAACATGGCCCTGTGGATTTTTTTCACCCCGAAAGAGCTCACCTTTCTGTAAAAGCCATCCGTTATCGTAATATCTCTTGTTCCATTGGCCGGAGGGCAGGTAGGATCGCGAGTTGATGGACCATTTGCCATGAGTAGGCGTTGTTGTGGTCTGCGGTTTGGACCCAGCAACCCATGAGAAGTCATGGGTTTGTACGGCTTTAGTCGGGGTAGGCCTGTATTGGCTTTAGCTTTTAAACCGCCACCTGATGATGATAGAAGAAGCTTTGGTTTAGCCGATTTGTCAGGTTTGATCGGTGTTGACTTTGTAGCTTGCTTAGCGTTGTTCATGATGACGAATGTTTGGTTATCCATGGCCTTCGTCGACATCTCCTTCATCTCTTTTTCATCTTCCTCTTCAAGTTCATTAAGTCcgtaaatttcaaacattgtgCCGTTTTCTTTAAAGATCAATGTGCCATCACTTTCGTCAATAACAGTGTCCGGTTCAGACTTTACTTCGTCATAGAGTGCATCAATATCGACGCCATCTTTAAGCAAACTGAAGACGTTGATTTCCTCTAAGTTTGCGTGTTTGTCTTTCTCACCGGTAGCGAGAAGATCGTCTGGCTGCCCGGCTTTAGGAGGTATCCACTCATATGTGGAGTCAGGGATTTGCTCGAGACCAGTTCGTTTTGGAAGCAGATTTGACAGCCCACTTCTCTTCGGACCGGGAGGTACCCATGGAACGATATCATAACCAGTAGTTGGTTTGAGATCAACTGATTTCATATCCTGATTTGCTTCATGTTGTCCAATATCTAGTTCTTCAATGTAACGAATTAGTTCACTATCTGTCATTTCCTTATCGGTTTCTTGCTCGTTTCCTTGCGATATGCCTGCGGTTTCATCAAGGGGAATGTTTGACTGTCCGTCTTTAGGAGGTACCCACGGCACAATATCATAGCCAGTCGTTGGTTTGAGACCAAGCGATTTCTTATCCTGATTTGCCTCATGTTGTCCAATGTCCAGCTCTTCAATGTAACGAATTAGTTCACTGTCTGTCATTTCCCGATCGCTGCCTTGCTCGTTTCCTTGCGACATGCCTGCGGTTTCATCATGGGGAACGTTTGGCTGTCCGTCTTTAGGAGGTACCCACGGCACAATATCATAGCCAGTCGTTGGTTTGAGACCAAGCGATTTCTTATCCTGATTTGCCTCATGTTGTCCGATATCCAGCTCTTCAATGTAACGAATTCGTTCACTATCTGTCATTTCCCGATCGCTGCCTTGCTCGTTTTTTTGCGACATGCCTGGGGTTTCATCACGGGGAATGTTTGACTCCTCGTTGGCTTTTAATATATGAGGTGGTATATGGGGTCCCCACGGTATAATATTACGATAGTCTATAGACTTCTCGTCGGCTTGAGGGGGTACCCACGGTACAATATCGTAGCCTGTAGTCGGTTTTAGACCTGGTCGTTTGGGTAGAAGATTTGACAGCCCACTTCTCTTCGCACCAGGAGATACCCATGGTACAATATCATAGCCAGTCGTTGGTTTCAGACCATGCTGATTCGATTCGACACCGAGGTTTCTCActctttcatcaattttatcttCCTCTACGTCGAGATTAATTTTGCTGGTTCTACTTCCTGGTTGAATGAGGTCTGAAGAAACAGGTCGATCAAGCTCTTTGGCAGCGATGACATTGAGATTACATAATAGTGAAAGAGCCACTGGAATATAAAGAAAAACTCTGTAAATGAACATGAATTTAAATCATGAAGTGGTAATATCAGTGAGAGTATGATCCAACGAAACCTTTTTCCTTTCGTTTTCAATTTTATTGCGTTAGTCATCAAAAGAGCCGAAGCCAGAGGTAAAATTTACTCACACTTACGTATGGACCACCACTGATTAAATGAATACGGGAGACCGACTGAAAACTGCAATATCGAAGGTTTACCATCCATGAAAAGATTTTTGTCAGTCTATGGATAGGGCGTCATTGTAGTGTGGAGCTCATAATATACTATTTGGATTCATTATCGTCATGCAGGAGAACATGTTTTGCTGTCCGTCCCTGTGTACGATACTGTGATCCttgcgttatacggcctccgacCACATATAACGCTAGGAAAACACAGTATTCTACGCAGGGCTATGCGTCGAATAGCTTACCCGTAAGCAATGCACAACACTGTCCGACCATTTTGTCCAATACCGCCAGATAAACGCTTGAGAGCTCCTGTGCAAAGTGTGAATAACCGACTCCCAAGCTCTAGCACAGACTTCTGTCTGTAAATGCTAGACGGTTTTTTTCGTCGTGTATAAATAGCGCACGGTTTTCTAGTGATGATACCCAGAACTCTCGGAAATCCCCGGAAGATCTATTGCTAGAACTTGATTGGTTAAACTGACCGGTACTTTTGTGACGACA
This genomic window from Ptychodera flava strain L36383 chromosome 10, AS_Pfla_20210202, whole genome shotgun sequence contains:
- the LOC139141807 gene encoding uncharacterized protein, which produces MVGQCCALLTVALSLLCNLNVIAAKELDRPVSSDLIQPGSRTSKINLDVEEDKIDERVRNLGVESNQHGLKPTTGYDIVPWVSPGAKRSGLSNLLPKRPGLKPTTGYDIVPWVPPQADEKSIDYRNIIPWGPHIPPHILKANEESNIPRDETPGMSQKNEQGSDREMTDSERIRYIEELDIGQHEANQDKKSLGLKPTTGYDIVPWVPPKDGQPNVPHDETAGMSQGNEQGSDREMTDSELIRYIEELDIGQHEANQDKKSLGLKPTTGYDIVPWVPPKDGQSNIPLDETAGISQGNEQETDKEMTDSELIRYIEELDIGQHEANQDMKSVDLKPTTGYDIVPWVPPGPKRSGLSNLLPKRTGLEQIPDSTYEWIPPKAGQPDDLLATGEKDKHANLEEINVFSLLKDGVDIDALYDEVKSEPDTVIDESDGTLIFKENGTMFEIYGLNELEEEDEKEMKEMSTKAMDNQTFVIMNNAKQATKSTPIKPDKSAKPKLLLSSSGGGLKAKANTGLPRLKPYKPMTSHGLLGPNRRPQQRLLMANGPSTRDPTCPPANGTRDITITDGFYRKVTDDRVEILATSVFLGPDNAIYDPCKDFYLQAVTVTVKGDIKWKGRNVYITAVNLTVIGEKATIDASYQSAGQPDHKLAARDGMSPGEAGQDGAKGGNGNQGGDVKMHIAFLFGGQLEVMSTGGPGGRGQDGGNGREGAAGSPNTDYDACCRGRSTTGNKGGKGGDAGKAGQPGDGGRGGDVTFLTLNQTWEDIYVLYTTSVPSVDVSGGEPGEQAEPGKPGPGGPGGMGSKTNCRSHGMLWWKKKKCEGSNGANGPKGDSGAVAPPAAKAKKGPEGTAVIRSIDIQEFSKYISKEMVQVTLREGNKYYKNGEFSSARDVYLWVYYTGRYSSDLELQKYANQSLLYLRQIAHGLDYWAHGPNNMPLSSYNSIYDYLTNDIVPYARHVESDYNVYFDKATEMQRRQAIIQECMGHNEYSMDVLDKAREDKVQEFQQIKSELSELIHLQREARVSAEGISANCKNAVDIYLVKKKSKMIFKDILNIIGAVVKVFTIAMGGFQSLAGGFGEFVGALESVKELRGKSIFDKIKGVDTIIKDIGGIYNEAKGTIVTTIDSIEEEYEKIKQALEIQGEENSVKIVADGKELQKLLEQYLFLPECKDAKSRIQAYMDISQSVNDKILHHDSTVLKIASLDAQYEVLQLEESRLRSEMGKGYDPTVIDYAIAVGRVYTNLKDAIVDKMKRLQEAYNYQFLENRVFKFDDTRVALLEAWLANQRIQMLDKIEQIGNQVQLFNQDAPPMTNSIVLKREDFPADFENMDRTGELWFAISGKEDQLAPLTHVHMLDVRVWFPGVKVRDDRLRVWLKRYGSSMVYDQNGEPWTFTHAPRTMLFDYNVKDLTLYSGRKSSSKPVNIVYVENTRVSVDDTSDYVALSPIGPWALSVSPQYNPDIDTRKVKEIHLQMSYSFLACSLPVCPPRSFPHNYSADAEADSPDWSDGDYDEIDGPEPHEMPIPDSPDGKKDVKEKDDGSRISVNALIGIIVAGVLVVIMLIAIGTISYRRRNRADYDNVSMTWDYSDSQSSERSPLTAAQSEHVDPWDSHNRRDEDAATANA